The Chryseolinea soli nucleotide sequence TCGGCCGCCTACAACAAGAAGTCAAAAGAAGATGACAAATTTCTGGAGAAGCAATGGTGGCTCGGCTTCAAAGCCGGTCCCAACTTGTCGAAGGTGTCGGTAGATAAGAGTTATGCGGTGGTCTCTCCCACCAATTATGATGCATCCAACATCGGCAAAACCTACAAGAATTTCAGTTTGATGGGTTCACAAGCCACCCTCGAGGTGTCGTTTTACTTTAAGGGATTTCTGATCAGCTTCCAACCGACGTATCAGCGAAGCCGGTTTGAGTACAGCAACCAATTCAACTGGATGGATACCATCCCGGAGCATAACGTGACGTTGAACTATCACCAGGAGCAAAAACTGAGTTACGCCGTGCTCCCGCTGTTGGTAAAATACGATTTCCTTCATGGCCGCCTGCGTCCTTATGTGCAGTTGGGCATTTACTCCGCGTTGTTGTTGGATGCCACCACCATCGTCACCGTGAGCGGTGTGGACCAGGCCAGCGGGGGCGCTAACGAATTCAAAAATGAACCCATCATCGTAGGCTCGAAAGATCTGTTTGCCAAATCGCATTGGGGTCTTCTGGGGGGCGTCGGATTGAACTATAACCTGGGCAATAACGTCCGCCTCAACTTCGACGTATCCTATAAGTATGGCATGAGCAACATTTCGTCTACCAAAAACCGGTACAGCAGCGACCGGTTGTCGGGCGTGGGCGATGCAATGGACGACCTGACCCTGGACAACGTGGCCGTTACCCTAGGGTGTCTGTTCCCGCTGCGTTTCCTCTCCAGTGGTTTTAAAACATTAGATAAAAAATGATTTCTGTCATGCTAAAAAAATACTATTCGTTGCTGCTGTTGGTCTGGGGAGTATCGCTCTTGTCCGGATGTTCGGAAAAATCCAACCCCACATTCGATCAGCAAAATTTCGCTTCGATCTTTGACAACAGCAAGTTCGACGCCTCCTACTTCCCCATCGACATGCGCGAGACCCCCGACGGTGGCTACATCGTGCTCGGTGGCCGACGCCTGAGTGAGAACTCCGACTTTGCCGGCATCTACCTCTTGAAAGCCGATAAGTATGGAAAATTTGTAAAAGAGATCGAAGTTCCAGCCTCCACCGGTGTTTATCCCGTGGGCAAGCTCATGGAATATCAGACGAAGTACTACTTCTTCTGCATGGACGCGCAATCCCTTCAGGCTCAGATCGCCAACGTGGATGCCTTGTTAGAAGCCGTAAGCGTTACACCCGTACAAGGAGACCTCACGTATCCGGCGGCAGCATCGTTCGCCAACAATAACTTTATATTGCTCAGTTACAATAACAACGACAAGCTTTCAGTGATCTCCGTCTTGAATACAGACGGTGGCATTCTGAAATCCAAAGGCTACGACATCGGTGTAGGCTCCGACGACCAGATCATCACCGAAAAATATGTCATCGAACACTACCTCCGTACCGGAAGACAGTGGCCCTTTGAAGCCGGCGTGATGGCGAATGGGTTGTACTATTTTAATGGATTCTATAACTACACGTTTTCCCTCGTGTTCACAAACGCGTCGTCAGACGAACCGTCGAATGTGGCTCAGGGACAAAGTGATAAGGGTGGATTGAGCGGTGTCTCCTACCTGGGCGCCAACAAGTTCGCGTTGTCGCGCTTCAGCTATGGCAATAATTATTTCCTGCCCGGCAAAGACATTCCCGGTGGCGACCCGGCGAGTTCCGACTTTGGTGGCTTCACCCTTCCCGAACTGGTGCCCGACGCTCCAGTGAAGATCCTGCAAGCCAAGACCGACACCAAGAATGCGTTGGTATACGCCAGCAACACGAAGTCGAAACAGATCGGTTTATATTTCTATGAACAGGAAACCGGAACCTTTATCAGCAGCCGTTACCTGGGATTCTCCAATCCCTATGAGATCGCCAGTCTCATCCAAACATCCGACGGCGGCCTGGCAGTGTGTGGTACCACCTATCTGGCGGGACGGTTCCCCCGGATCTGCATCTTTAAAATTTCCAAAGACGAGTTGAGCGGACAGCTCGACAAATAGTATCGCGCGATGCGCAAGTGCATTACCCCGGGGTAAAGGACCAACCTATATCCCGGGGTAATTACTTTTTTATACCTTGCCAGGGAATCTTTTGCGTATGAATGTCCAGGAAAACGTAGAGTTGCTCCCCTACAACACCTTTGGGATCAAAGCCAAGGCAAGATATTTTACTGCGATCCGGTCCATCGCCGAAGCACAGGCGTTGATCGCTTCCAATCTCTTCCGGAAAGAGAAGCACATCTTTTTAGGCGGTGGCAGTAACATTTTGCTGACCAAAGATTACGACGGACTGGTCGTGAAGGTGGAACTGCGGGGCAAAGAGATCGTTCGGGAAGACGACAACACGGTGACGTTGAAAGTCGGCGCGGGCGAAAACTGGCATGCTTTGGTTATGCATTGTGTGGCGCAGGATTGGGGTGGCGTGGAGAACCTTTCCCTCATTCCGGGCACCGTCGGAGCCGCTCCGATGCAAAATATTGGTGCTTATGGGGTAGAAATAAAAAAAAATATTTTGGCCGTTGAAGGGGTGGAAATCGGCGGCGGCGAGGTGACTTTGATGAGCAACGAAGCATGTCATTTTGGGTATCGCGAAAGCGTCTTCAAACATGAAGCAAAGGACAAGTTTTTAATCTCAAGTATTACTTTAACCCTCACCAAAAAAAATCACGCGTACAACATCAGCTACGGTGCGATCGAAGAAACGTTGAAGCAAATGGGACGCGAAAAGTTGTCGGTAAAAAACATTAGCGATGCAGTTATCCACATTCGTCAAAGCAAATTACCGGACCCCGCGCGCGTTGGAAATGCCGGAAGTTTTTTTAAAAATCCTTCAATACACGCTGATTTACACGATTTTTTAAAGAAGCGTTATCCTTCCCTCCCATCTTTTCCATCGTCCGATAGCCTTGTAAAAATTCCTGCAGCATGGTTGATCGAGCAATGTGGATGGAAAGGAAAAACATTCGGAGCCATCGGTGTTCATCCGCTTCAACCCCTGGTGTTGGTGAACTATGGAGGTGGTGAAGGCGAAAAAATATGGCAACTCGCCATGGACATTCAAGGCAGTGTAAAAGAAAAATTCGACATCATTCTTCAACCTGAAGTGAATGTTTTATGAACGATGAAGTGATGAAAATCCGATCGATCATGCATCACTTGCACATGAAAAAAAATCTCGCCTTGAAAAAATTTTTCGTAAAAAATTTTTGTGTGTAAATATTTTGTTATAACTTTTCGTATCGTTTAACAAAAAAATCAAAACGCTATGGCAAAAACAGCGAAGAAAACAGCTAAAAAAGCAGCCAAGAAAACTGCTAAGAAAGCTGCTAAGAAGAAGAAGTAATTAGGCAAGGCCTAAGGAAACTTTGCGAAGGGAAGTAAATTAGATTTACTTCCCTTTCGTTTTTCATAAGCGTTGTGTCGCCATCAACGGCATTTTAATTTCCATCACACCGTCGCTCATCGACCGTTACATCTTCCCCTCCTCGTCTCTTTCCAATTCCATGGTTGCTTGAAATATGTCGTGATGCAGGCCCGGTGTTAAACTTTTGCTTGAACTCGCCGCGTATTCATTCGGTTGCGTAAAATTTATAAATCAACTGCTTGTCTTCCCCGGCGAACGCGTGTAACTTACTCACATCAAAACACTTTAACCCACTGGTCATGGCAAAAACACCCGCTAAAACTCCGGCAAAGACGCCCGTAAAGAAAGCTTCCACTCCTGCCAAACCGAAGGCCGCGGCATCCAAAGCCAGCGTCTCCATCGACAAAGTTTGTGAGGAAGCACTGAGCAAGCTGAAAGCACTCGGCATCGACACGCAGCTTCAGGCCGATCTCGAATGGTGCCTGGGAAGTTACAAAGCCGATAAAAATCCTACGGGTCTCTACGAAATGGCCGACCGCGCCCTGGTCATCTTCAACACCGAGAAAGCCAAGAAGACCAAAGGCGTTACCGCCAAACTCACCGGCGATCTCGAAAAAGCATTGAAGAGCCGGTAAGCCGTCACCTTGTTGGCGTTCGTCACCAACAACCTCACGCGATCACCCCTCCTTTTGTTGGCATTCGCCAACAACCTGTATCACTCGCCCCAATCTCAAAAGCATACCCAGTCATTCAAAAGAATGCAGCATCACCTTTGTTGGTGTCCCACCAACAAAGTCTCCATCCTTACCCTCCCCTATTTGAGTTCTCTACACCAGAAAGATTACCACCCAACGGCAATCATCTCACCCTAAATCATATGTGTAACATTCGAAAGTTGGCCCTGATACCGGTCCACCTCCACACCAAACCGTTTTAAAAAGTCTACACCCTCATCCGAGGGTATCCCTTTATATTCGGCATACGACCGCAGGTAGATCACGCGCCGGATGCCCATCGAAAAAATAATGCGGGAGCAAGCCAGGCATGGCGACAATGTAATATAGAGCGTAGCCCCCTCCACCGAAGTTTTATTTTTTACGGCATAAAGAATGGCATTTTGTTCCGCGTGTATGGCCAGCGAGCAACCGCCCTTCGAATCACGGGGGCAGCCGGTCTCAGGCCATTGTTCGTCGCAGTTGTGGGTGCCGGAGGGCGGGCCGTTATAGCCGATGGAGATGATGCGCGTATCTTTGGTGAGCACGGCCCCTACGTGCCGCTTGATGCAGTGGGAACGCTTGGCCAGGTTCACGGCCAACTCCATATATATATCGTCGAATGCGGGGCGTGTCATAGGTGAAATAAGTTTTTACAAAATCAGAATTCAGCACGGTTTATGCAAAGGAACACAAGGTTGTAGTCTAAATTACTATCTTTAAAACGCTATGTGGGGTAAACGACTTCTAATTTCCGCCATGTTCCTATCCCTTCTGGCCCTGGTTACCGCCCGGGCGCAGGAAGCCGCCAAGCCTCGGCCCAGTCCCATGGCCGTGACCACGGTGAAATATAAGGACGCCTACATCAAGATCACTTATTCGCAGCCCCTGAAACGCGGACGCGAGATCTTTGGAAGCCTCGTGCCCTATGGTCAGGTCTGGCGCCTCGGCGCCAACGAGGCAACGGAGATCACCACCACAAAAAATATTTCACTCAACGGCTTCCTGCTTAAAGCCGGCACCTATTCCATGTTCGCTATCCCTCAAAAAGATAAGTGGACCATCATCATCAACAGCGAATTGGGTTTGTGGGGCGCTTATAATTATAATTACCGGCTCGATGTGCTCCGTTTCGATATCCCCGTTCAAACCACGACCGACGCTGTTTACGAACCATTCACCCTGCAATTTGACCAGCGAAACGACGTCGCCGACCTTTTGATACTCTGGGATAGGATTAAACTTTCCATTCCTGTTAAGTTTATAAATTGATGAACATACGCGTAGTTACTGCCCTTCTATTATTCGTCGTCGCTGCCCCCTGTTTTGGTCAGGATACGTTGGAGCTCGACAAGCGAAACGGATTCAAAGACATCCATTTGAATGCCCCCATCGATTCGGTGACGGGCTATAAACTCATCAAAGAGTTTAAAGAGAAAGATGAATTCCCAGCCAAGCTCTATGAAGTGGTCAATCCCTTGTACGAGAAGATCGGCGAAGTGAATGTAGAGAAAGTCGAGTTAAAGACCTATAAAGATATGGTCTATGAGATCCGCATACTCGCCGACAAAGATCCCCGGCTCATGAAGGCTTTGGAGTCACTCTATGGCAAGGCAGACTATGATATAAAAAATGAAACGTACTTCTGGAAATCCGATAAGCTCATCCTCAAATTTCACGCCGCCGGCAAACACAAGCTGGAGATGCTCTACATCTCCTATGGCCTCCACAAGATGATGAAAGCTGACAAGGACAAAAAGGTAGACGACATTGCAAATGATTTTTAACTCTATAAAAACTATGACCAGGATCCATAAACCCGTATTGTTCATCGCCGCTCTGACCTTGGGGGTTGGGGCCGCTTTTGCCCAACCCAATCCGAAGGCCACACCCGAGTCATCCGAAGTATGGGAACCTCAACCCAAGATCGTTACACCCGGCGACAAGCCCAGCGACGCTCCCTCGGATGCCATCGTGCTGTTCGACGGAAAGAATCTCGACAACTGGGTGAGCATCGACGGTGGCGCGGCCAAGTGGCCTGTCAAGGACGGTGCTTTCACGGTGCTGCCCGGCGGCAAAGACATCAAAACAAAAAAAGAATTCGGCGACTTTCAATTGCATGTGGAATGGCATTCCCCCGCCGAAGTGAAGCCCGAGCAAACCAGCCAAGGCCGCGGCAACAGCGGTATCTTCTTGCAAGAGCGCTATGAAGTGCAGGTGCTCGACAACTACAACAACAAGACCTATGCAAACGGCCAGGCCAGTGCTATTTATAAGCAGCATATTCCCATGGCCAACGCCTGCAAAAAACCGGGTGAGTGGCAATACTACGACATCTATTTCACGGCGCCTCGTTTCGACAAGGACGGCCGCGTATTGCTTCCGGCCTATGTTACCGTAGTGCACAACGGCGTGCTGTCCCTCAATCACGTGGCCATCTGGGGACCGACGGAATACATCGGCTGGCCTGTATACAAGCCTTATGAAACCGGCTCGATCCGTCTGCAAGATCACGGCAACCCGGTGGCGTACCGGAACATCTGGATCCGCGAACTATAATCTCTTTGACCTGGGCTGGCCGGGCGCACGGCAACATTCGGCCAGCCCCGGTTGTTATCTCGTGTAAAGTTTTAACTTTACATAGACCGACATTTTTCTGCCATGAAAAAACTCCTCATTCTCTCGCTGGCATCCCTCGCCCTCTTTCAATGCAAATCCTCTAAAACTTCTACCGCCACTACGCTTGAAAACACGCGCTGGAAACTGGCGGAGATGAACGGCATACCCGTCATTACGCCCGACAATGGCAAGGAAGTTTACTTCCTGTTGAGCGACAAAAAAGTGCAAGGCTTTGCCGGATGCAATACCATCACGGGGAGTTATACACTTACCGGGGAAAAGATCACCTTCACCACCGCCTCCACGCGCATGATGTGTGGGAAAGAGCAAATGGATATCGAAGAATTTTATACCTACGCCCTCACGCACGCCGCCACCTACAAGATCGATGGTAATAAACTGGAGTTGTATGAGGGAGAGACTTCGTTAGCGGAGTTTCAGGCGGTGAAATAAATTCATATTGAACCACAGAGACGCAAAGAGCGTAAAGTTATCGCAGAGAATTCTTTGCGATAACTTTACGCTCTTTGCACGTCCTCTCTGCTTCGCCGAAACTTTAAGCGAAGCGAGGCGGGTTAACCTTTATACGATATCCGATAGATCACATTCGCCTGATCATCCGAAACTAACATCGATCCATCCGGCAATAAAAGAACATCCACAGGCCGCCCCCAAACTTTCTGCGATGCGTCATCCATCCAGCCGCTGGCAAACACTTCGTGACCGGTAACTTTATTACCATTCAACTTCACCAGACTCAGATTGTATCCACTTTTCTTGCTCCGGTTCCAGGAGCCATGTTCAGCAACGATCAACTGATTCTTATACGACGCCGGAAACATGCTGCCGGTATAGAACTTCAATCCCAGCGGCGCCACGTGTGGTCCGAGCTTATCGGCGGGTGCCGTGAACTCCGAGCATGGTCGCTTATCGCCAAACTCAGGATCCTTTATGCCGCCTTCATGACAATACGGATATCCGAAATGCATGCCAGGCTTTGCCGCCAGGTTGAGCTCGCACGAGGGCACATCATCGCCCAG carries:
- a CDS encoding deoxycytidylate deaminase; protein product: MTRPAFDDIYMELAVNLAKRSHCIKRHVGAVLTKDTRIISIGYNGPPSGTHNCDEQWPETGCPRDSKGGCSLAIHAEQNAILYAVKNKTSVEGATLYITLSPCLACSRIIFSMGIRRVIYLRSYAEYKGIPSDEGVDFLKRFGVEVDRYQGQLSNVTHMI
- a CDS encoding 3-keto-disaccharide hydrolase — protein: MTRIHKPVLFIAALTLGVGAAFAQPNPKATPESSEVWEPQPKIVTPGDKPSDAPSDAIVLFDGKNLDNWVSIDGGAAKWPVKDGAFTVLPGGKDIKTKKEFGDFQLHVEWHSPAEVKPEQTSQGRGNSGIFLQERYEVQVLDNYNNKTYANGQASAIYKQHIPMANACKKPGEWQYYDIYFTAPRFDKDGRVLLPAYVTVVHNGVLSLNHVAIWGPTEYIGWPVYKPYETGSIRLQDHGNPVAYRNIWIREL
- a CDS encoding DUF2911 domain-containing protein, yielding MFLSLLALVTARAQEAAKPRPSPMAVTTVKYKDAYIKITYSQPLKRGREIFGSLVPYGQVWRLGANEATEITTTKNISLNGFLLKAGTYSMFAIPQKDKWTIIINSELGLWGAYNYNYRLDVLRFDIPVQTTTDAVYEPFTLQFDQRNDVADLLILWDRIKLSIPVKFIN
- a CDS encoding porin family protein yields the protein MKRRYLVLLFFLVAATVHAQEKKRSGSDKKRKSAAYNKKSKEDDKFLEKQWWLGFKAGPNLSKVSVDKSYAVVSPTNYDASNIGKTYKNFSLMGSQATLEVSFYFKGFLISFQPTYQRSRFEYSNQFNWMDTIPEHNVTLNYHQEQKLSYAVLPLLVKYDFLHGRLRPYVQLGIYSALLLDATTIVTVSGVDQASGGANEFKNEPIIVGSKDLFAKSHWGLLGGVGLNYNLGNNVRLNFDVSYKYGMSNISSTKNRYSSDRLSGVGDAMDDLTLDNVAVTLGCLFPLRFLSSGFKTLDKK
- the murB gene encoding UDP-N-acetylmuramate dehydrogenase, yielding MNVQENVELLPYNTFGIKAKARYFTAIRSIAEAQALIASNLFRKEKHIFLGGGSNILLTKDYDGLVVKVELRGKEIVREDDNTVTLKVGAGENWHALVMHCVAQDWGGVENLSLIPGTVGAAPMQNIGAYGVEIKKNILAVEGVEIGGGEVTLMSNEACHFGYRESVFKHEAKDKFLISSITLTLTKKNHAYNISYGAIEETLKQMGREKLSVKNISDAVIHIRQSKLPDPARVGNAGSFFKNPSIHADLHDFLKKRYPSLPSFPSSDSLVKIPAAWLIEQCGWKGKTFGAIGVHPLQPLVLVNYGGGEGEKIWQLAMDIQGSVKEKFDIILQPEVNVL
- a CDS encoding META domain-containing protein, producing the protein MKKLLILSLASLALFQCKSSKTSTATTLENTRWKLAEMNGIPVITPDNGKEVYFLLSDKKVQGFAGCNTITGSYTLTGEKITFTTASTRMMCGKEQMDIEEFYTYALTHAATYKIDGNKLELYEGETSLAEFQAVK